In a single window of the Mucilaginibacter defluvii genome:
- a CDS encoding YbjQ family protein, producing the protein MIVTTSTHLEGYKVTEHLGVIRGITVRSRGVGGNFLGGLQTIFGGRNSIYTELCEQARQEAYNLMILHAQEVGATAVINMRYDANEVMQGVTEVLAYGTAVKVSKVDL; encoded by the coding sequence ATGATAGTAACAACCAGCACACATTTAGAAGGGTACAAAGTAACCGAACATTTAGGCGTTATCCGTGGTATTACAGTACGCTCACGCGGAGTAGGCGGTAATTTTTTAGGCGGTTTACAAACCATATTTGGTGGGCGTAACAGTATTTATACTGAGCTTTGTGAGCAAGCCCGCCAGGAAGCATATAACCTGATGATACTGCACGCGCAGGAAGTTGGTGCAACAGCCGTTATCAACATGCGCTATGATGCCAATGAGGTTATGCAGGGCGTTACCGAAGTGCTTGCTTACGGTACCGCGGTAAAAGTAAGTAAGGTTGACCTGTAG
- a CDS encoding RNA polymerase sigma factor codes for MPGKEAAFKQIFEANSKKIFHLCYGYTGDDDAAHDLLQETFLKVWQNLDKFRNQAMISTWIYRIAVNTCLTYLRSEKRQAKDELTPQIAETKREELSEKNEQVALLYKCISKLEESERIIITMVLDEMPYPEIAEISGISEGNLRVKIHRIKQKLTELYNQYERL; via the coding sequence GTGCCCGGTAAAGAAGCAGCCTTTAAACAAATTTTTGAAGCCAACTCAAAAAAAATATTCCACCTGTGTTACGGTTACACAGGGGATGATGACGCGGCACATGATCTGTTGCAGGAAACCTTTTTAAAGGTTTGGCAAAACCTGGATAAATTCCGCAACCAGGCCATGATCTCTACCTGGATATACCGCATTGCCGTAAACACCTGCCTTACTTACCTGCGCTCTGAAAAACGCCAGGCTAAGGACGAACTGACCCCGCAGATTGCGGAAACCAAACGCGAAGAACTATCTGAGAAGAACGAGCAGGTGGCATTATTATATAAATGTATCTCCAAGCTCGAAGAGTCGGAAAGAATTATTATAACCATGGTGCTTGATGAAATGCCCTACCCTGAAATTGCTGAGATCTCAGGGATATCCGAAGGCAATCTGCGGGTAAAAATTCATCGTATAAAACAAAAGTTAACAGAATTATACAACCAGTATGAAAGACTTTGA
- a CDS encoding HAD-IA family hydrolase: protein MTETEQLKLQKLTGLSTGYKAFLYDCDGTLADNMPAHKAAYIKVAADGGLVFDGAIVDELAGWPVKNVVEEINKRYNSAFDPAVFAEKRYQVFFDEYLENTQPINYVVEHLKAHVGKVRIAVVSGSGRKAVEKTLTLLGLIDYVEVLVCAGETKHGKPYPDPFLAAAEKLGVSPADCLVFEDGEAGTTAATAAGMKWVRIDKL from the coding sequence ATGACTGAGACCGAACAGCTGAAGCTCCAGAAACTCACCGGGCTATCAACCGGCTATAAAGCTTTTTTGTACGATTGCGATGGCACACTTGCCGATAACATGCCCGCGCACAAAGCCGCCTACATTAAAGTGGCTGCTGACGGCGGCCTGGTGTTTGACGGCGCCATTGTTGACGAACTGGCCGGCTGGCCGGTTAAAAATGTAGTTGAAGAAATAAACAAGCGTTATAACAGCGCTTTTGACCCGGCCGTGTTCGCCGAAAAACGCTACCAGGTTTTTTTTGACGAATACCTGGAAAATACTCAGCCCATAAATTATGTTGTTGAACATTTAAAAGCGCACGTGGGCAAAGTGCGTATCGCCGTCGTATCGGGCAGCGGACGCAAAGCTGTCGAAAAGACATTGACGCTACTTGGTTTAATTGATTACGTTGAAGTATTGGTATGCGCAGGTGAAACCAAACACGGCAAACCCTACCCCGATCCTTTTTTAGCTGCGGCTGAAAAGCTTGGCGTTTCTCCCGCCGACTGCCTGGTATTTGAAGATGGCGAAGCCGGCACAACCGCTGCCACCGCAGCGGGTATGAAATGGGTACGTATTGATAAACTCTAA
- a CDS encoding GntG family PLP-dependent aldolase codes for MQITVDLRSDTVTKPTPAMLEAMMNAKIGDDVFGEDESVAELEQKAAAMFGMEAGLFCPSGTMTNQIAIKCFTQPMDELIADQTAHVYRYEGGGIAFNSGVSTRLLNGYRGILTAEMIEPEINAENIHYPHTSLVVLENTVNKGGGSCYTLEQIKPIAELCKERGLKLHLDGARIFNALMHTGDKAIDYEKYFDGISVCLSKGLGTPVGSVLLADKETIHKARRIRKVLGGGMRQAGFLAAAGIYALDHHVERLKIDHQHALLLANELSKCNWVSQVLPVETNIMLFDTFEPADLIVNKLAEHGIKCGSTDKNRIRFVTHLDIQPHHVEYAMKIMKNLN; via the coding sequence ATGCAAATTACAGTTGATCTGCGTAGCGATACCGTTACCAAACCCACGCCTGCCATGTTAGAGGCCATGATGAACGCTAAAATTGGCGACGACGTTTTTGGCGAGGATGAAAGTGTTGCAGAGCTGGAGCAGAAGGCTGCGGCTATGTTTGGCATGGAGGCCGGTTTGTTTTGCCCCTCAGGCACCATGACCAACCAGATCGCCATTAAATGTTTCACCCAGCCGATGGATGAACTGATTGCCGACCAAACGGCCCACGTTTACCGTTATGAGGGCGGCGGAATTGCTTTTAATTCCGGCGTATCAACACGACTATTGAACGGCTACCGCGGCATACTGACCGCCGAAATGATTGAGCCGGAAATAAACGCCGAAAACATACATTATCCGCACACAAGTTTGGTTGTGCTTGAAAATACAGTAAACAAAGGAGGCGGCAGCTGCTACACGCTTGAGCAAATAAAGCCCATTGCCGAGCTATGTAAAGAACGTGGACTTAAATTGCACCTGGATGGCGCGCGGATATTTAACGCGCTTATGCACACGGGCGATAAAGCTATCGACTACGAGAAATATTTTGACGGAATTTCGGTTTGTTTATCCAAAGGGCTTGGTACACCTGTTGGCTCTGTTTTATTGGCTGATAAGGAAACTATACACAAAGCGCGCCGCATACGCAAAGTATTGGGTGGCGGCATGCGGCAAGCAGGATTTTTAGCCGCTGCAGGCATTTATGCGCTCGACCACCATGTAGAGCGGTTGAAAATTGATCATCAGCACGCACTATTGTTAGCTAATGAGCTAAGCAAGTGTAATTGGGTAAGCCAAGTACTACCGGTTGAGACTAATATCATGTTATTTGACACCTTCGAACCGGCTGATTTAATAGTAAATAAACTTGCTGAGCATGGAATCAAGTGCGGATCTACAGACAAAAACAGAATTCGTTTTGTAACACATCTGGATATACAACCTCATCACGTAGAATATGCAATGAAAATTATGAAGAATTTAAATTAA
- a CDS encoding Crp/Fnr family transcriptional regulator, producing the protein MAKKNLIGETCNCFLCKYSLKEWQAAINTNKKSFKVKKGEKIFKEGDPVTGVYFVHSGTVKVYKRWDAEKELIIRFAKDGAILGHRGLGGDAIYPVSAAALEPGVVCYIDMDFFEASLKVNPELSYQLLMFFSQELRESEKKMRNLAHMPVKGRVAEALILLHKQFGTTPEGYISLDLSRQDLASFAGATYETVFRVINELVAEKLITLSGKSIAIANYDGLLQLTQEGLAFLV; encoded by the coding sequence ATGGCAAAAAAGAATTTGATAGGCGAAACTTGCAATTGTTTTTTATGCAAATACAGTCTAAAGGAGTGGCAGGCAGCCATTAACACAAATAAAAAGAGCTTTAAAGTAAAAAAAGGCGAAAAAATATTTAAAGAAGGCGATCCGGTAACAGGAGTTTACTTTGTTCACTCCGGAACTGTTAAAGTTTACAAACGGTGGGATGCTGAAAAGGAATTGATTATACGCTTCGCTAAGGACGGAGCCATACTGGGCCACCGTGGCCTTGGTGGCGATGCCATTTATCCCGTATCAGCGGCAGCTTTGGAGCCCGGCGTTGTTTGCTATATTGATATGGATTTTTTTGAGGCGAGCCTGAAGGTAAACCCCGAATTATCATACCAGTTACTAATGTTCTTCTCCCAAGAGTTGCGCGAATCCGAAAAAAAGATGCGCAACCTGGCGCATATGCCGGTTAAAGGCCGCGTGGCAGAAGCGCTGATTCTATTGCATAAACAATTTGGCACAACGCCCGAAGGCTACATAAGCCTCGACCTAAGCAGGCAGGATCTCGCCTCATTCGCTGGCGCTACGTATGAGACCGTTTTTCGTGTAATTAATGAGTTGGTGGCCGAAAAATTAATTACACTGTCGGGCAAAAGTATTGCTATCGCCAATTACGACGGGTTGCTACAATTAACCCAGGAAGGGCTGGCATTTTTAGTGTAG
- a CDS encoding response regulator, producing the protein MVKNILIIDDQPEMLELMTDVLTPEGFTVTALLYTDNIVQTVNIYQPDIVLLDHLLAGVNGGELCREIKTHPLTSSLPVLLLSGYPRLLEAFGDYGCDAFISKPFDLDELITTIKSCLDKSAYAHA; encoded by the coding sequence ATGGTGAAGAATATTTTGATCATTGATGACCAGCCGGAGATGCTGGAATTAATGACTGACGTGCTGACCCCTGAAGGGTTTACCGTTACCGCATTATTGTATACCGATAACATTGTACAAACCGTAAATATATACCAGCCTGACATTGTACTGCTTGATCATTTGCTGGCCGGTGTAAACGGCGGAGAGCTATGCCGTGAAATTAAAACGCATCCGTTAACCTCATCCCTGCCGGTGTTACTATTATCAGGCTATCCGCGCTTGCTCGAAGCGTTTGGCGATTATGGTTGCGACGCCTTTATATCCAAACCGTTTGATCTTGACGAACTGATCACTACCATCAAAAGCTGCCTGGACAAAAGCGCGTATGCGCACGCTTAA
- a CDS encoding adenylate/guanylate cyclase domain-containing protein has translation MAKILVVDDEADLELLVKQKFRRKIRENIYEFVFAQNGAEALEKVKEHPDLDIILSDINMPVMDGLTLLSHLPEANPTLKAVVVSAYGDMQNIRTAMNRGAFDFVCKPVDFDDLDLTMQKTIQHVKQLQETIKAIKENNILKMYVDENVLNFMTHKEFENSLLTNEQVDATVMFIDICGFTALTEQVPPNTVINLLNGLFDKIVKEIIAQGGHVDKFMGDAVMAVFRGNYHLDRAIDAAITVRDQIRSAEEIDAGERKYKPGVSVGINSGEVVSGNIGSASLKRLDYTVIGDIVNVAQRLQSTAKEGQILINEATYEKAKESFNCEKIGDVVLKNKAKPVTIYEVLE, from the coding sequence ATGGCCAAAATTCTGGTAGTTGACGATGAAGCGGATTTGGAACTACTGGTAAAACAAAAGTTTCGCCGCAAGATAAGAGAGAATATCTACGAGTTTGTTTTCGCGCAAAATGGTGCCGAGGCGCTTGAAAAAGTGAAGGAACACCCTGACCTTGACATTATTTTAAGCGATATTAATATGCCTGTAATGGATGGGCTTACGCTGCTTTCGCATTTGCCCGAGGCTAACCCAACGCTAAAGGCCGTTGTGGTATCTGCTTACGGAGACATGCAAAACATCCGTACGGCAATGAATCGTGGGGCGTTTGATTTTGTTTGTAAGCCGGTTGATTTTGACGACCTGGACTTAACCATGCAAAAAACCATACAACATGTTAAGCAGCTGCAGGAAACCATAAAGGCTATTAAAGAGAATAACATACTTAAAATGTATGTTGACGAAAATGTGCTCAACTTTATGACGCACAAAGAGTTTGAAAATAGCTTATTAACCAATGAGCAGGTTGATGCAACCGTGATGTTTATTGACATATGTGGCTTTACCGCGCTTACTGAACAGGTACCGCCAAACACGGTTATCAACCTGTTGAACGGATTGTTTGATAAGATTGTGAAAGAGATAATTGCGCAGGGTGGCCATGTAGATAAATTTATGGGTGATGCGGTTATGGCTGTTTTCAGAGGTAATTACCACCTTGATCGAGCCATTGATGCCGCGATAACCGTTCGCGATCAGATACGGTCGGCAGAAGAAATTGACGCTGGCGAACGTAAGTATAAGCCAGGTGTTTCTGTAGGTATTAATTCAGGAGAAGTAGTGTCGGGCAATATCGGTTCTGCATCGCTCAAAAGGCTCGATTATACGGTAATAGGTGATATCGTTAATGTCGCTCAGCGCTTACAATCCACCGCCAAAGAGGGGCAGATATTGATAAATGAAGCCACTTACGAAAAGGCGAAGGAATCCTTCAATTGCGAAAAAATAGGTGATGTGGTTTTGAAAAATAAGGCTAAACCGGTAACTATATACGAGGTGCTTGAATAA
- a CDS encoding response regulator has translation MKILVVDDEADVQPLFLQRFRKEIRNQEVEFDFALSGEDALKYLEDKHSEVVLILSDINMPGMSGIELLGHIREDFGDPPPPPVVMMVTAYGDEENYRQAMDKGADDFLTKPLDFDLLKQKLKNLAE, from the coding sequence ATGAAAATATTGGTTGTTGATGATGAAGCGGACGTACAACCGCTTTTCTTGCAGCGCTTCCGCAAAGAGATACGTAACCAGGAAGTTGAGTTTGATTTTGCCCTTTCGGGAGAAGATGCATTAAAATATCTGGAAGATAAACATTCGGAAGTGGTGCTTATCCTTTCGGATATTAATATGCCCGGCATGAGCGGTATTGAATTGCTGGGCCATATACGTGAAGATTTTGGCGACCCGCCGCCACCACCCGTTGTAATGATGGTAACCGCTTATGGCGATGAGGAAAATTACAGGCAGGCAATGGACAAAGGCGCCGATGATTTTTTAACCAAGCCGCTTGATTTTGATCTGCTTAAACAAAAACTTAAAAACCTTGCTGAATAA
- a CDS encoding sensor histidine kinase has translation MYFFVYLGAFLLLTRLRTSVKFTELFDKWNALLRWSAIGVVISFFVFGRIMPDVVTPFLGPFILGAIVAYTLKEPDFQPLRGFINTHIPLVVMGFLDAFLDLVAPEFYGDYEDYFQIGVLLAFVWIFARWASTKKQQQELRMMSVKKDELEAIVAERTSELTNQRNELQDLVKELKATQAQLIQSEKMASLGELTAGIAHEIQNPLNFVNNFSEVSAELIEEMEEELAKGDKDEALAIAADIKQNLEKIRHHGKRADGIVKGMLQHSRQSTNIKEATDVNKLADEYLRLAYHGLRAKDKSFNAELLTRFSENLPTVEVVPQDVGRVLLNLFTNAFYATQQKVKQGDPKYKPVVEVATLLKRGMIEIFVRDNGTGIPEHIKDKIMQPFFTTKPTGEGTGLGLSLSYDIIVKGHNGKIDVQSKEGEYTEFMISLPLSAKNS, from the coding sequence ATGTATTTTTTTGTTTACCTGGGCGCTTTTTTGCTCTTAACTCGTTTACGCACCTCCGTAAAATTTACCGAGCTGTTTGATAAATGGAATGCGTTGCTTCGATGGTCAGCCATCGGTGTGGTAATTTCATTTTTTGTTTTTGGCAGAATTATGCCGGATGTTGTGACGCCTTTCCTGGGGCCGTTTATTTTGGGCGCTATTGTGGCATACACACTTAAAGAGCCCGACTTTCAACCGCTGCGTGGGTTCATCAATACCCACATACCGCTGGTTGTAATGGGTTTTCTGGATGCTTTTTTAGACCTGGTAGCGCCAGAATTTTATGGTGATTATGAAGATTATTTTCAGATAGGCGTATTGCTGGCCTTTGTGTGGATATTCGCGCGCTGGGCAAGCACCAAGAAACAACAGCAAGAACTACGTATGATGTCGGTAAAAAAGGATGAACTGGAAGCCATTGTGGCCGAACGTACATCTGAGCTTACCAATCAGCGTAATGAACTACAGGATTTGGTTAAGGAATTGAAGGCCACGCAGGCACAGTTAATTCAATCAGAAAAAATGGCATCTCTGGGTGAACTTACCGCGGGTATTGCTCACGAGATACAGAATCCCCTCAACTTCGTCAATAATTTCTCGGAAGTAAGCGCAGAGCTGATCGAGGAGATGGAAGAAGAACTTGCCAAAGGAGATAAGGACGAAGCGCTTGCCATAGCAGCTGATATCAAGCAAAACCTGGAAAAGATACGCCACCACGGTAAACGCGCTGATGGTATTGTGAAGGGCATGTTACAGCATAGCCGACAAAGTACCAATATTAAAGAGGCTACAGACGTTAATAAGCTGGCCGATGAATATCTGCGCCTGGCCTACCACGGATTACGCGCCAAAGATAAATCATTCAACGCCGAACTTCTCACCCGTTTCAGCGAAAACCTGCCTACGGTTGAAGTTGTACCGCAGGATGTTGGCCGCGTATTGCTGAATTTATTTACCAATGCTTTTTACGCCACACAGCAAAAAGTTAAGCAAGGCGATCCCAAATATAAACCGGTTGTTGAGGTAGCGACGTTGTTGAAGCGCGGCATGATAGAGATTTTTGTGCGTGATAACGGTACCGGCATTCCCGAGCATATAAAGGATAAAATTATGCAGCCGTTTTTTACTACCAAGCCAACAGGCGAGGGTACGGGGCTGGGCTTATCTTTAAGCTATGATATCATAGTAAAGGGCCATAACGGTAAAATTGACGTGCAAAGTAAAGAAGGCGAATACACCGAGTTCATGATCAGTTTACCGCTATCAGCAAAAAATAGTTAA
- a CDS encoding YitT family protein: MKNLPRWLIDTVYTVLGILFCGFALKSFMIPNKFFDGGVTGMALLIHELYHLNIAYVIVLANVPFIIMGMYQVNRVFAFRTVAAILGLGLCLLYVPYEPITSDKLLVSIFGGVFMGIGVGLAIRGGCALDGIEVLALYTGKRISFTISEIILGINIVIFLIAAIEVTLPTALYSILTYYTASRTINFVIEGLEEYTGVTIISSESEEVKRRLVMELGRGITVYKGERGFLKESFDVSHPVDIVYTVVTRLEVRRLRNLVHDIDSKAFVFTSTIKEAAGGVLKRRARH; this comes from the coding sequence ATGAAGAACCTGCCACGTTGGTTAATTGACACGGTTTACACAGTTTTAGGTATATTATTTTGCGGTTTCGCGCTCAAAAGCTTTATGATACCCAATAAGTTTTTTGATGGCGGGGTAACCGGCATGGCGCTGCTTATACATGAGCTTTACCACTTAAATATAGCCTATGTAATTGTGCTGGCCAACGTACCTTTCATTATAATGGGTATGTACCAGGTAAACCGTGTGTTCGCTTTCCGTACGGTGGCGGCTATACTTGGTTTGGGGTTGTGTTTGCTTTACGTTCCGTACGAGCCTATAACCTCAGACAAATTGCTGGTTTCCATTTTTGGCGGGGTGTTTATGGGTATAGGCGTGGGTTTGGCTATACGTGGCGGATGCGCGCTGGACGGTATTGAAGTGTTGGCCCTATACACCGGGAAACGCATCAGCTTTACTATCAGCGAAATCATCCTCGGCATCAACATCGTGATTTTCCTGATCGCGGCTATTGAGGTAACGCTGCCAACAGCTTTATATTCGATACTAACCTACTACACCGCATCGCGAACCATCAACTTTGTTATAGAAGGTTTGGAGGAATATACCGGCGTAACCATTATATCGTCGGAAAGTGAAGAGGTGAAGCGTCGTTTGGTGATGGAATTAGGCCGTGGTATCACCGTTTACAAAGGCGAACGCGGCTTTTTGAAGGAAAGCTTTGATGTAAGCCACCCGGTTGATATTGTTTATACCGTAGTTACCCGCCTTGAAGTTAGGCGACTGCGCAACCTGGTGCATGATATTGACTCAAAGGCGTTTGTATTTACCAGTACCATTAAAGAGGCTGCCGGCGGCGTGCTTAAACGCCGGGCAAGGCACTAA
- a CDS encoding molybdopterin-dependent oxidoreductase, with translation MEDQDKLNRIIEARMKLKARFEEQMRNTPSVADDKPKGSGEPNRHGMPVIPIGQTATSKWPVLDLGYQPNVPLDRWRLTIDGEVENPVRLTWKQFMDLPQTRDTSDFHCVTTWSKLNMHWKGVSLLDLAALVHPKETATHIMCYGYDTYTTNVSLQEALKPDVLLVHTYEGQPLPHEHGGPVRMITPQLYAWKGAKWIKRIEFLSADKLGFWEERGYSNTAYPWRNDRYSD, from the coding sequence ATGGAAGATCAGGATAAGCTTAACCGCATAATTGAGGCCCGCATGAAACTGAAAGCGCGTTTTGAGGAACAGATGCGCAACACACCATCCGTTGCCGACGATAAACCCAAAGGCTCGGGCGAACCCAACAGGCACGGTATGCCCGTGATCCCGATAGGGCAAACAGCAACCTCAAAATGGCCGGTGCTTGACCTCGGTTATCAACCTAATGTTCCTTTAGACAGGTGGCGTTTAACTATTGATGGTGAGGTAGAAAATCCGGTGCGGTTAACGTGGAAACAGTTTATGGATCTGCCGCAAACCAGGGATACATCTGACTTTCATTGTGTAACTACCTGGTCAAAACTCAACATGCACTGGAAAGGCGTAAGCCTGCTTGATCTGGCTGCGTTAGTTCATCCAAAAGAAACGGCAACACATATTATGTGCTATGGTTATGATACCTATACCACCAATGTATCATTACAGGAAGCTTTGAAGCCGGATGTATTATTAGTACATACCTACGAAGGTCAGCCGCTGCCGCATGAGCATGGTGGCCCGGTACGCATGATCACCCCCCAGCTTTACGCCTGGAAGGGCGCGAAATGGATAAAGCGCATTGAGTTTTTATCTGCCGACAAATTAGGTTTTTGGGAGGAGCGGGGCTATTCAAACACGGCTTATCCTTGGCGCAATGATCGTTACAGTGATTAA
- a CDS encoding Crp/Fnr family transcriptional regulator: MSTDLILKSIGKYIGLTDEEREYFLSLLHPKELTRKQFLLKEFEVCKYSAFVNSGCLRGYTVDENGLEHVMNFAPAGWWIADMYSLLSQKPGTLNIDAIEPTEILLLSKVKQELLYHEVPKFERFFRIITENSLVAYQQRLMDNLSLPAEERYNNFCRRYPTLIHQLPKKDIAAYIGVTPEFFSRMMAKLLRAEK; encoded by the coding sequence ATGTCAACCGATCTGATACTGAAAAGCATTGGCAAATACATTGGCCTTACCGATGAAGAAAGGGAGTATTTTTTAAGCCTGCTGCATCCAAAGGAGCTTACACGCAAGCAGTTTTTATTGAAGGAATTTGAGGTTTGCAAATATTCAGCTTTTGTGAACAGCGGCTGCCTGCGGGGCTATACGGTTGATGAGAACGGGCTGGAGCATGTAATGAATTTTGCCCCCGCGGGTTGGTGGATAGCCGATATGTACAGTTTGCTTAGCCAAAAGCCCGGTACTTTAAATATCGATGCCATTGAGCCTACCGAAATATTACTGCTCTCCAAAGTAAAGCAGGAACTTTTATATCACGAAGTGCCTAAATTTGAACGGTTTTTCAGAATTATAACCGAAAATTCACTGGTAGCTTACCAGCAAAGATTGATGGATAACTTGAGTTTACCGGCCGAAGAGCGTTACAATAACTTTTGCCGCAGGTACCCAACGTTAATACATCAATTACCAAAAAAGGATATCGCCGCCTACATAGGCGTTACACCGGAGTTTTTTAGCCGGATGATGGCAAAACTTTTGCGGGCAGAGAAGTAA
- a CDS encoding alpha/beta hydrolase encodes MYTHHKQYITAGKPIAEAGGALIMIHGRGGSAENIISLADELNTEDLAIYAPQASNHSWYPYSFMAADEQNQPALNSAIEVIGELVDEIISKGIPAEKIYFAGFSQGACLTLEYIALNAKKYGGAVAFTGGLIGPQFDAGKYTGSFNGTPILITTGDPDPHVPLTRVEESVELLKKLNADVNVTIFKGRPHTIIQQEIDLANQYVFH; translated from the coding sequence ATGTACACACATCATAAACAATATATCACCGCCGGCAAACCAATTGCCGAAGCCGGCGGTGCCCTGATCATGATACATGGCAGGGGCGGCTCGGCAGAAAATATCATCAGTCTGGCTGATGAATTAAATACAGAAGATCTGGCCATTTACGCGCCGCAGGCCAGCAACCATAGCTGGTACCCATACAGTTTTATGGCGGCTGACGAGCAAAACCAGCCCGCGCTTAACTCGGCCATTGAGGTGATTGGTGAACTGGTTGACGAGATCATCAGTAAAGGCATCCCTGCCGAAAAAATTTATTTCGCAGGATTCTCGCAAGGGGCGTGTTTAACCTTGGAGTATATCGCCCTTAATGCCAAAAAATATGGTGGCGCGGTAGCTTTTACCGGCGGCTTGATAGGCCCGCAGTTTGATGCAGGCAAATATACTGGCAGTTTTAACGGAACTCCAATACTGATAACCACCGGCGACCCTGACCCGCATGTACCCTTAACCAGGGTTGAGGAAAGTGTGGAACTGCTGAAAAAACTAAATGCTGATGTGAATGTGACGATATTCAAAGGCCGTCCGCATACCATTATTCAGCAGGAAATTGATCTGGCTAATCAATATGTGTTTCATTAA